A DNA window from Impatiens glandulifera chromosome 7, dImpGla2.1, whole genome shotgun sequence contains the following coding sequences:
- the LOC124946241 gene encoding uncharacterized protein LOC124946241: MKAKLLERNTPENFIQFASLLLTTRSGSEVNIYKAVEITLCSINLLTGLTIILRSATKITHKAQAITCLAAKWHVCSTIDSYENVESETPVAIINHNPSFSRGSSEDDGEEFDEDDLDNTKMIPAYARSTISFQKRQALVTYFDKNRAGISLYGFVLDRGYLHTIFGIEFSLVLWLLGKTIASV; this comes from the exons TCAATTTGCTTCTTTGTTATTGACTACAAGATCAGGGTCTGAGGTTAATATCTACAAAGCTGTTGAAATCACG TTATGTTCGATCAATCTTCTTACCGGACTTACAATCATTCTTCGAAGTGCTACAAAAATTACTCATAAAGCTCAAGCAATCACCTGTCTTGCAGCCAAATGGCACGTTTGTTCCACTATAGATTCATATGAAAATGTCGAATCAGAGACTCCAGTAGCAATCATTAATCATAATCCTTCATTCTCAAGAGGGTCATCTGAAGACGATGGAGAGGAATTTGACGAAGATGATCTTGACAATACAAAGATGATCCCAGCTTATGCTCGAAGCACAATCTCCTTCCAAAAACGTCAAGCCTTAG TGACGTATTTCGATAAGAACAGAGCTGGAATATCATTGTATGGATTCGTGTTGGATCGAGGATATCTTCACACCATTTTTGGTATAGAGTTTTCACTTGTACTTTGGTTGCTTGGAAAGACCATTGCTAGTGTTTAA